The Setaria italica strain Yugu1 chromosome IX, Setaria_italica_v2.0, whole genome shotgun sequence genome has a window encoding:
- the LOC101769065 gene encoding uncharacterized protein LOC101769065 yields MENRKEEQQGAAVGWMTVPAFGEWDVKNGAVPDYSMDFSKIREMRKQNKRELSRASLGGDEDLLQAQQGKPQAAAQPDKSSAAVAADDHHRRPLHDGSPTGRKKFLSYFQCCIRA; encoded by the exons ATGGAGAACCGCAAGGAG GAGCAGCAGGGCGCAGCTGTGGGCTGGATGACGGTGCCGGCCTTCGGGGAGTGGGACGTCAAGAACGGCGCCGTGCCGGACTACTCCATGGACTTCTCCAAGATCCGCGAGATGCGCAAGCAGAACAAGCGGGAGCTCTCCAGGGccagcctcggcggcgacgaggacctCCTCCAGGCGCAGCAGGGCAagccgcaggcggcggcgcagcccgacaagtcctccgccgccgtcgcggcagacgaccaccaccgccggccgctgcACGACGGCTCACCCACG GGAAGAAAGAAATTCCTCAGCTATTTCCAGTGTTGTATCAGAGCCTAA